The Flavobacteriales bacterium genome includes a region encoding these proteins:
- a CDS encoding gliding motility-associated C-terminal domain-containing protein: MERVVKRQKDIMKRLIYSMLMLFGILFGGFQKANATHVMGADITYKCIDTLKFEIFVKFYRQCAGVPFSNPSSLTKVICTTSGASQGVSLSLVAIRDVTPVCAKTSNPCKPTNTTASQGIEEHFYKGTIDFNQAPYSNLIKNGCCTIRFETGQCCRNSNITTGAANANFYTYATINICKAPCNSSPALTTEPIAYLCCNQPFFYNNGASDTANFDSISYAFANPLSGFNQNISYSGNYTKDYPFEVYYPGSLKPPYKNPNASPPIGISLDPETGDLIFTPIKCDEVTVAVLEMTEWKKNPSTGAMEVIGVTRRDMQFITKTCPDNNPPVIKGDFKRETCEGEQICYTITTEDKVKKPPPPATPPDPDTVTISWNRGIPGASFTVINPTAINQSGRFCWTPPIGSASTIPYTYTVTARDNACPLNAVTVRAFQIIVHPIAEADRIITKLDCGRYAIESEPFPNFRNPAKYTWQLKDTNGVVLFDRKYGYFESSKNFLSSKQKDTILFRKGGTYILQHTINNLPDCPNDYYDTIVVPPLLEVDIALGPDTFVCAGTTLRLQPQTANGYPPITYKWGTGDTTDYIDVEVPNWTSDTSFYVQIKDGNNCTAWDSTIVYLRENPLVFIGPDRRICTYDTIHLVPNDSLAYWDDPRDTSEIRIRQGDTLYKEWYLDGVKISTDSMLVANVKGEYVIRVVDSLGCFWEDTMILHVNDTVKADAGQDQVLCWNDVVVIAAGGLDTAGNAKSGWYVWNDITNPANVKEFSRDDTLKYNIKTTTDYQLQLYVIEDTTRCYDDDTVKITVNPLPTVKMPNDMAVCRDAGVITLNILEDAATKGGAWSVPSKPGLVIKSGTQYQFDTWNAGAIKDTTKRYEVYYRYVHPSTGCVRTDSFEIKVFPLPEVSIRDGYFCQDKGFVNFRDDGTIKLPSKLKLDLGTQQWNCLECGAYDWSKMLYNAETRFGFPANYEIDISENTIDLGSRPSDSIKIEFVFRSIDGCYGRDTGKIKIVKVPKIDFSPFPDLCWDLGKVDLKELSKVVPNDGTWYAINATGFKDSASFNQGLNGGFFQGDTLNTLQTAKPAKDGNFKYKLRYFHNLSGCPTFRDTNITIQGLPVPKINTTPLTGYVNNAPFVQCELDDDIALTSNYPGSGGKWSSKQSGAVSGSTFTVGSVTTHNKPFYINFDYTNSFGCKGKDSVLVEVHGKQEINLNPDIELCRTGDAMTVDIAASTVNASDFTWFYYQPNGKFADDKNTTTTFTFSTSADSTEKLLIIANTVVQNGTSANVCPTVEEYLNITIHPKPKAEIVADTLNGCNPVDVNFGVNMLNKVDATTSSYAWTYADGGLDNIQSPSHQFTDDGDNQVSLTITSEHNCDTTLTVNVEVYPIPVALFVPDPNNSTTAALPKFQFNNQSSVANVLNSTITENIWDFGDLSSIDDTSTQKSPLFFYPADTGSYDVTLTVRTQYGCEDQITLPVIIGPDILVFIPNAFSPDGGGPLRNDGFRAHVNDGAKLYHLIIFNRWGEKIWETTDKTLDWDGTYGLPPKEGGKDGLHQPVPMGVYGYQLDIVSWSGEKFRYTGTVTLIR; encoded by the coding sequence ATGGAGCGAGTAGTAAAAAGGCAAAAAGATATTATGAAACGACTGATTTACAGCATGTTAATGCTGTTTGGTATTTTATTTGGAGGCTTTCAGAAAGCAAATGCTACCCACGTTATGGGTGCGGATATCACATACAAATGTATTGATACCCTAAAATTTGAAATTTTTGTAAAATTTTATCGGCAATGTGCGGGGGTTCCTTTTAGCAATCCAAGTAGTTTAACGAAGGTAATTTGCACTACCTCGGGGGCATCTCAAGGTGTGAGCCTTTCATTGGTTGCCATCAGAGACGTTACCCCGGTTTGTGCCAAAACAAGCAATCCTTGTAAGCCCACCAACACCACTGCGAGTCAGGGTATTGAGGAGCATTTTTATAAAGGCACCATTGATTTTAATCAAGCTCCTTACAGCAATTTAATAAAAAACGGTTGTTGCACCATTAGGTTTGAAACTGGTCAATGTTGCCGTAATTCAAATATTACTACAGGTGCTGCAAATGCAAATTTCTACACGTATGCAACCATCAATATTTGCAAAGCTCCATGCAACAGTTCGCCTGCACTTACTACGGAGCCTATTGCTTATTTATGCTGTAATCAACCATTTTTCTATAATAACGGGGCATCAGATACGGCCAACTTTGACTCTATTTCGTATGCCTTTGCAAATCCGTTAAGTGGATTTAATCAGAATATTAGCTATAGTGGAAATTATACTAAAGATTATCCCTTTGAAGTGTATTATCCAGGTAGCTTAAAACCACCATACAAAAACCCAAATGCCAGCCCTCCAATTGGCATTTCGTTAGACCCTGAGACTGGGGATTTGATTTTTACACCTATAAAATGTGATGAGGTTACTGTTGCAGTTTTAGAAATGACCGAATGGAAGAAAAATCCTTCCACTGGGGCGATGGAGGTAATAGGTGTAACGCGGCGTGACATGCAATTTATTACAAAGACATGTCCTGATAATAACCCTCCCGTCATAAAGGGAGATTTTAAAAGAGAGACCTGTGAGGGTGAACAAATTTGTTACACCATTACCACGGAAGATAAAGTAAAAAAACCACCACCACCAGCCACACCGCCAGATCCGGATACGGTAACGATAAGTTGGAACCGAGGTATTCCTGGGGCGAGTTTTACGGTAATCAACCCAACGGCTATCAACCAATCGGGTAGATTTTGTTGGACTCCACCTATTGGCTCGGCCAGTACCATACCTTATACTTATACGGTTACGGCTCGCGACAATGCTTGCCCGTTGAATGCCGTAACGGTAAGGGCGTTTCAAATCATTGTTCATCCTATAGCCGAAGCCGACCGAATAATAACAAAATTGGATTGTGGAAGGTACGCCATTGAAAGCGAACCTTTCCCGAACTTTAGAAACCCTGCCAAATATACCTGGCAGCTAAAGGATACGAATGGTGTGGTGTTGTTTGACCGAAAATATGGATACTTTGAGAGCAGCAAAAACTTTTTGAGCAGTAAACAAAAGGATACGATTTTGTTCAGAAAAGGTGGAACGTATATTTTGCAACATACCATAAACAATCTGCCCGACTGTCCGAATGATTATTATGATACGATAGTTGTTCCGCCATTGTTGGAGGTTGATATAGCATTAGGACCTGACACTTTTGTGTGTGCAGGCACCACCTTGAGGCTTCAACCTCAAACCGCCAACGGATATCCACCGATTACATATAAATGGGGAACGGGCGACACGACCGATTACATTGATGTAGAAGTTCCGAATTGGACGAGCGACACCTCTTTTTACGTACAAATAAAAGATGGCAACAACTGTACAGCATGGGATAGCACCATTGTTTATTTACGCGAAAACCCATTGGTATTTATCGGGCCTGATAGACGAATATGTACGTACGATACCATCCACTTGGTGCCAAATGATAGTTTGGCCTATTGGGATGACCCGAGGGATACCTCAGAGATACGCATCCGACAAGGCGACACACTTTATAAAGAATGGTATCTGGATGGAGTGAAGATAAGCACCGACAGTATGCTGGTGGCCAATGTAAAAGGAGAGTATGTTATTCGGGTGGTAGATAGTTTGGGCTGTTTTTGGGAAGACACCATGATACTTCACGTAAACGACACAGTAAAAGCCGATGCAGGTCAAGATCAGGTATTGTGCTGGAATGATGTCGTTGTAATAGCGGCGGGAGGCTTAGACACGGCGGGCAATGCCAAGAGTGGTTGGTATGTGTGGAATGACATTACAAATCCGGCCAATGTAAAAGAATTTAGCCGGGACGACACCTTAAAATACAACATCAAAACAACGACCGATTACCAGTTGCAGTTGTATGTAATAGAAGATACCACGAGGTGTTATGACGATGATACGGTAAAAATAACGGTCAACCCGCTGCCAACGGTAAAAATGCCAAACGATATGGCCGTGTGCCGCGATGCGGGGGTAATTACGTTAAACATCTTAGAGGATGCCGCCACTAAAGGTGGAGCATGGTCTGTTCCTTCAAAACCCGGATTGGTTATTAAATCAGGTACTCAATATCAATTTGATACTTGGAATGCCGGAGCCATAAAAGACACCACCAAGCGATATGAGGTGTATTATCGTTATGTACATCCTTCCACAGGATGTGTACGCACGGACTCATTTGAGATAAAAGTATTCCCCTTGCCTGAGGTAAGCATTCGTGACGGATATTTCTGTCAAGACAAAGGTTTTGTAAACTTTAGAGACGATGGCACGATAAAATTGCCGTCAAAACTGAAGTTGGATTTGGGTACACAGCAATGGAATTGTTTGGAGTGCGGAGCGTATGATTGGTCAAAAATGTTGTACAATGCAGAAACCCGCTTTGGTTTTCCGGCCAATTATGAGATAGACATCAGCGAGAACACCATAGACTTGGGAAGCCGTCCGTCGGATTCCATCAAAATAGAATTTGTGTTTAGAAGCATCGATGGATGTTATGGTAGAGACACCGGCAAGATAAAAATAGTAAAAGTACCGAAGATAGACTTTAGTCCATTCCCTGATTTGTGCTGGGATTTGGGCAAGGTTGACTTAAAAGAACTGAGCAAGGTAGTACCCAATGATGGCACATGGTATGCTATCAATGCAACAGGCTTTAAAGATTCGGCGAGCTTCAATCAGGGGTTAAACGGTGGCTTCTTTCAAGGCGATACACTGAACACCTTGCAAACGGCAAAACCGGCCAAAGATGGCAACTTTAAATATAAGCTACGGTACTTCCACAACCTATCGGGTTGTCCCACATTTAGAGATACCAACATAACGATACAAGGATTGCCTGTACCGAAAATAAACACCACACCACTTACAGGCTATGTAAACAATGCACCTTTTGTACAATGCGAGTTGGACGACGACATTGCCTTAACGTCGAACTATCCGGGTAGTGGTGGCAAATGGAGCAGCAAACAATCGGGAGCAGTATCGGGCAGCACCTTTACGGTGGGAAGTGTAACAACACACAACAAACCGTTTTACATCAACTTTGACTATACGAACAGCTTTGGCTGCAAGGGCAAAGACTCGGTGTTGGTAGAGGTGCATGGCAAACAAGAAATCAACCTAAATCCGGACATCGAACTGTGCAGAACAGGAGATGCCATGACGGTTGATATTGCAGCAAGCACCGTAAACGCATCTGATTTTACGTGGTTTTACTATCAACCTAATGGCAAATTTGCGGACGATAAAAATACCACCACCACCTTTACGTTTAGCACCTCGGCAGACTCTACGGAAAAGTTATTGATTATAGCCAACACGGTTGTTCAAAACGGCACAAGTGCAAATGTTTGTCCCACTGTGGAGGAATATCTAAATATCACCATCCACCCAAAACCGAAGGCGGAAATAGTGGCAGATACATTAAACGGCTGTAATCCGGTGGATGTAAACTTTGGGGTGAATATGCTGAACAAAGTAGATGCAACGACAAGCAGCTATGCATGGACTTATGCCGATGGCGGCTTGGACAACATCCAGTCACCCAGCCATCAGTTTACGGATGATGGAGACAATCAAGTAAGTTTAACCATTACCTCGGAGCATAACTGCGATACTACGTTGACGGTGAACGTGGAAGTTTACCCCATACCGGTGGCCTTGTTTGTTCCCGACCCCAACAACAGCACCACGGCAGCATTGCCCAAGTTCCAGTTCAACAACCAATCGTCGGTAGCCAATGTGTTGAACAGTACAATTACCGAAAACATTTGGGATTTTGGAGACTTATCGAGCATTGATGACACTTCCACCCAAAAAAGTCCCTTGTTTTTCTACCCAGCCGATACAGGTTCGTATGACGTAACCCTAACGGTTCGCACCCAATATGGCTGTGAAGATCAGATAACACTTCCGGTAATTATTGGGCCAGATATTTTGGTATTCATACCCAATGCCTTCTCGCCTGATGGTGGTGGGCCATTGCGAAACGATGGATTTAGGGCTCATGTAAACGATGGAGCAAAGCTTTATCACTTGATAATATTTAATCGCTGGGGAGAAAAAATATGGGAGACCACCGATAAAACCCTCGATTGGGATGGCACCTACGGCCTGCCACCAAAAGAGGGCGGCAAAGATGGCTTGCACCAACCCGTTCCAATGGGAGTATATGGCTACCAGCTCGACATTGTAAGCTGGAGCGGCGAAAAGTTCCGATACACAGGAACCGTTACGCTGATTAGGTAA
- a CDS encoding T9SS type A sorting domain-containing protein has translation MNRLLLIALFSFGNVALSFAQSDQSIIKAGDFEAIVLANGSCFANKKAEIYNGFSQNLNNHFFRYSAPWMVGVLPDTVRAKISIKATQPQFWPGPIDTLNGEPKDAINWAKTWPISREIVNYHRKHYTEAEYILSDEIKNWPAKHNETNVSAYLAPFIDWNVNGVYDPENGDYPSFIGDQAVYFIANDLYGENLLPNSQKLGVEIQGLIYTYNDPILQNVLFNTYYVINRSSDNYSPFYFGQFLDFELGNSTDNYVATDVNRNLFYGFNGDENDENFFNNNLPQGGVMFLDKELHSSTILIETDSVRGFPQNEKQVYNLAEGMWFNGLSKLNSGNGVSEGSNTRYIYTDEKFSDAHSLDNPGERKGVAFVKFDRLKSHDFVKIEFAFIVGADSISGLEKFLVKSDDVREFFNNKLTVDHFEDNIEVGVYPNPLNLNLVNTLYINALSVDLYDCMGHYIVTLEQVNSAENEFKVPCNESFSSGIYYLNITRKGEKKAWQKLVIVKD, from the coding sequence GTGAATAGATTACTTTTAATAGCACTTTTTAGTTTTGGAAACGTGGCATTATCATTTGCACAAAGTGATCAATCCATAATAAAAGCTGGAGATTTTGAAGCCATTGTGTTGGCCAACGGCAGTTGTTTTGCCAACAAAAAGGCCGAAATTTACAATGGTTTTAGTCAAAATTTAAACAATCATTTTTTTCGATATTCGGCCCCATGGATGGTCGGTGTTTTGCCCGATACTGTTCGAGCCAAGATCTCAATAAAGGCCACTCAACCCCAATTTTGGCCAGGGCCAATTGACACACTCAATGGAGAACCAAAAGATGCAATTAACTGGGCGAAAACATGGCCAATAAGCAGAGAAATAGTCAATTATCATCGAAAACATTACACAGAAGCAGAGTATATTCTTTCCGATGAAATAAAAAATTGGCCGGCCAAACACAACGAAACGAATGTGAGTGCCTATTTGGCTCCATTTATTGATTGGAATGTCAATGGAGTTTATGATCCTGAAAATGGCGATTATCCCAGTTTTATTGGCGACCAAGCAGTATATTTTATTGCAAATGATTTATACGGCGAAAATCTATTGCCAAACTCCCAAAAACTTGGTGTCGAAATTCAGGGATTGATTTACACCTATAATGACCCTATTCTACAAAATGTCTTGTTTAACACTTACTATGTCATCAACCGATCTTCAGATAATTATTCCCCTTTTTACTTTGGACAATTTTTAGATTTTGAATTAGGAAATTCGACAGATAATTATGTTGCCACAGATGTAAATAGAAATTTGTTTTATGGGTTTAATGGAGATGAAAATGATGAAAATTTCTTCAATAATAATTTGCCTCAAGGTGGAGTAATGTTTTTGGACAAAGAGCTGCATAGTAGCACAATTCTGATTGAAACAGACTCTGTTAGAGGATTTCCCCAAAACGAAAAGCAGGTATATAATTTGGCAGAAGGAATGTGGTTTAACGGGTTGTCCAAATTAAATTCTGGCAATGGTGTTTCCGAAGGAAGTAACACAAGATATATATATACAGACGAAAAATTTTCCGATGCTCATTCTCTAGATAATCCCGGCGAACGAAAAGGAGTGGCGTTTGTAAAATTTGACCGATTAAAAAGCCATGATTTTGTTAAAATAGAATTTGCGTTTATTGTTGGTGCCGACAGCATTTCAGGTCTTGAAAAATTTTTGGTCAAGTCGGATGATGTACGTGAGTTTTTCAACAATAAATTAACAGTTGACCATTTTGAAGATAATATAGAAGTGGGTGTTTATCCAAATCCCTTAAATTTAAATTTGGTTAATACACTATATATTAATGCTTTAAGCGTGGATTTGTATGACTGTATGGGGCATTATATCGTTACCTTGGAGCAAGTAAATTCTGCTGAAAATGAATTTAAAGTGCCATGCAACGAATCTTTTTCTTCAGGTATCTACTATCTAAATATCACAAGAAAAGGCGAAAAAAAGGCTTGGCAAAAGTTGGTAATTGTGAAGGATTGA
- a CDS encoding sigma-70 family RNA polymerase sigma factor gives MKSDEDLIRACIKENREAQGLLYKKYANKMFAVCMRYCNSREEAEDVLQDGFIKVFDKISKYRGDGSFEGWIRTIMVNTSLRSWDKRAMKFEPGNIDDIAEPAVDEKVLSNIGAKDIMDMLARLPEGYKVVFNLFAIEGYSHKEIGEILNVNESTSRSQYARARQSLIKMLEKVESKAKAS, from the coding sequence ATGAAGAGCGATGAAGACTTGATAAGGGCTTGTATTAAAGAAAATCGTGAGGCTCAGGGTTTGTTGTATAAAAAATATGCCAATAAAATGTTTGCGGTTTGCATGAGATACTGCAACAGCCGCGAAGAGGCAGAAGATGTTTTGCAAGATGGCTTTATAAAAGTGTTTGACAAAATATCAAAATATAGGGGCGATGGGAGTTTTGAAGGGTGGATTAGAACCATAATGGTAAACACCTCCCTCAGAAGTTGGGATAAAAGAGCCATGAAATTTGAGCCGGGAAATATTGATGATATTGCGGAGCCGGCGGTAGATGAAAAAGTGTTGAGCAATATAGGGGCAAAAGACATTATGGATATGTTAGCCCGATTGCCCGAAGGATATAAAGTGGTTTTTAACCTATTTGCAATTGAAGGTTATAGCCACAAAGAAATTGGAGAAATACTAAATGTCAATGAAAGCACGTCTCGCTCGCAATATGCAAGAGCCAGGCAATCGTTGATAAAGATGTTAGAAAAAGTTGAAAGTAAAGCAAAAGCGAGTTAA